Proteins encoded in a region of the Clostridium butyricum genome:
- a CDS encoding cyclic-phosphate processing receiver domain-containing protein — MSVSYGGVNMIQEINLYVDDIRRCPDGFVVARNYEEAIELLNNNTINILSLDHDLGIDEHGVEKNGYDIVKYICEHGISPKKIYIHTDNVVGRDNMYHTLISARNRGFIEQSTDIYRHGYVENRI, encoded by the coding sequence TTGTCAGTAAGTTATGGAGGTGTAAATATGATTCAAGAAATTAATTTATACGTAGACGATATAAGAAGATGTCCTGATGGTTTTGTGGTTGCTAGGAATTATGAGGAAGCTATTGAGCTGTTAAACAATAATACAATTAATATTTTATCATTAGACCATGACCTGGGAATCGATGAGCACGGAGTCGAGAAGAATGGTTATGATATCGTAAAGTACATATGTGAACATGGTATTAGTCCAAAGAAAATATATATTCATACCGATAATGTGGTCGGCAGAGATAATATGTATCATACATTGATTAGTGCAAGAAATAGAGGTTTTATTGAGCAAAGTACAGATATATATAGGCATGGATATGTGGAAAATAGGATATAG
- a CDS encoding TIR domain-containing protein, whose product MEKPRVFIGSSAEELSVAEAIAENLKHDCYCDIWSQGLFRPSTTTLDSLLMDLGKFDFAIFVFSANDVTNIRGDEYNSIRDNVIFETGLFIGKLGREKVFYIAPNDVEIHLPSDLIGFTPEKYDRNHPNLVASVGSSCFSIKRRIEELIVSK is encoded by the coding sequence ATGGAAAAACCAAGAGTGTTTATAGGCTCTTCGGCTGAAGAACTTTCAGTGGCTGAAGCTATAGCGGAAAATTTAAAACATGATTGCTATTGTGATATTTGGTCACAAGGATTATTCAGACCATCAACTACTACGTTAGATTCATTATTGATGGATTTGGGTAAATTTGACTTTGCTATCTTTGTTTTTAGTGCTAATGATGTAACCAATATTAGGGGAGATGAATATAATTCAATAAGAGATAATGTTATATTTGAGACTGGGTTATTTATAGGAAAACTAGGAAGAGAAAAAGTTTTTTATATAGCTCCTAATGATGTGGAGATACATTTACCAAGTGATTTGATAGGTTTTACCCCGGAAAAATACGATAGAAATCATCCTAATCTTGTAGCAAGTGTTGGTTCTTCTTGCTTTTCAATAAAAAGGAGAATTGAAGAATTGATAGTAAGTAAATAA